Below is a genomic region from Fusobacterium canifelinum.
TGTCTTAGTCATATCTGGATAAATAGTTATAACTTTAACATCATTTTTTCTAACTTCTTCAAATAAACTTTTTGAAAATTGACTAAGTCCTGATTTTGTTGCAGAATAAACAGAAGCCAAAGGGCTTTCTTTATTTGCAGTAACTGATGAAATATTTATTATTATACCTTTATTTTCTTTTAATGTCCTTAAAAAATATTGACTAATTACAAGAGGTGCTTGTAAATTAACTGCTATCATATTTTTAATTTTTGATATATTCATTTCTTCGTGTAGTCCAAAATATCCTATACCAGCTGAATTTACTATTAAATCAAAATTTATCTTTTTTAAGGAGTGTAATGTTTTTTCTAAATCATCAAGTTTAGATAAATCAGAAGTAACAGAAATAAAATTTTCATATTCTTTAAAAATATTTTCATCATTTTTTATAAAATTTCTACCAATACCATAGACAGTGTAATTCATTTTTAATAATCTTTTTGATATTTCATAGCCTATTCCAGATGTAGAACCTGTAACCAAAGCAATTTTCATAAAAACTCCTTATATATAAATCTTATTTATATTAATATATTTTAAAAATTGTTCTTTAATAAAGTTTATCATATATGATTTTATTTCATTAGAATATGTATAAACTCCATCAATGCACTCAAAAGGATAGTATAAAATTTCTGAATTTTGATTTTGGTTTCTCATCTTTTTCAAATATTCTTTGGAAATTCTAAATACTCCAATACTTATATCAATAACTTTTTCTTTGTCTATTTCATTAAATAAATATTCTATCATTTCACTATAATTTTTTTCAAAATTATCACTATATATCAAAGGGTCAATACAAATTCTAACTTTCCAGCCCTTTTCTTGTAATTCTTTAATAGCTTTTACTCTATTTTTAAAACTAGCTGTATATTTTTCATTTCTTAAAGCAATATTTTCAGGAGATAATGTAAAAGCAATTATAAAATTATCCAAAGGTTTTAAATTTAAAAATTTATCAATATTTCCTGATTTTGTTCTCAACTCAATTTTCAAATCTTTTTTATCTTTAATAAAATAATACCATTTCTCAGAAAAAGCACAAATACTTTCTATTGCAAGTAAATCTGTATCATAAGATACACAAAGATATAAAGTTTTTAATTTATTATATAGCTCTTCAACTTCTTCAAAAACTTTTTCAATATCAACAAAAATAACTATATTTCCAGAAGAATAAACTCCTTGAAGATAACAATATTCACAATCATAGACACAGTTTATTATAGAAGAAGTGTAATAAAAATTATCATTTTCAAAACTTTCACAAACCACTGCACCTTCATAAATCATATTAGGCTTATTAGAAGCAAGAATTAATTTTTGTCCTAATTTTTGTAAATGAAAGTCCTGATTATTACTCGAAAATACTTCTTTATAGTTATCAATTTCTATTATCTTCACATCTTTAAATTTAGATAATATTTCCAAAGTATTTTTATTATTTAAAATTTTCTTTTCAACATAGATATGAGAAAATCTATTATTAAATAAGTTAGAATTTTTGTTATTTATAGTTTTTCTTTCAATTTCAACTTTATTATTTAACTTACTAAAATTTTTTATTTTCTCAAAAATTTTCTTTCCTTGAACTTTTGAATTTACTTCAATATCTTCATATTTTTTTAATATATCAATATTTCCACATTTTATTTTAAGGTATTTTAGTATATTAAAAAACTCATAAGTCATTGTATCACTTAATTTTAAATTTTCTAATACTTTTTTTATCAAATCTTGTTCATTATTATTGAAATTATTTTTATTATCATCTGGCATATTAATAAATTTTAATAGAAACTCACAAATTTTTTTATAGCTTTCACCAAATATATTTTCATCTCTATAATTAAATAAAATTCTATCTTCAATACTTTCTTTTAATATATCAGATATTATCTTCAAGATAATAATTTTATCTCTTTTAAAAAAAATAGAAGCTGTTTGAAAAAAACCATAGGCTTCCATATCTATGTATTCTACATTTTCAATTTTACTTTCAATTATTTTATCAAAAGTAGTCAAACTTCCTTCTAAGAAATTATGTTTATAAATCATTTCAGGATAGAAAGTTGTATCTGAATAAGCATTTTGAATTTTTGAGATATATACTATCTCTCCTAATTGAGAATTATCATTTGAACTTGCTATAAAACCAATATTTATTATATAATCATTCTCTTTAATATCTTTATTTGAAATTAAGTATGTTAAAGCAGTGGCAGATTTTATTTTACCTGTACCACTTATAATTAATTTTGTATTTTCATTTGAAAACACTTGAAATTTTGTATAAGTATTATCTTTTTTTAAATTAAATAATGATATTAAAGGTTTTGCTTCAATATATAATGCTGTTACTATATATAACATTTTTACCTCATTCTATTTTTATATATCATAATTTTCTAATAGTTCTTCTATTGTAGCAGGTTTTGTTTTTATATTTTGAACAACTTCTTTTTTTGCTACTTTAAGTTCAAAAGGAATTCTTTGTTCTCTCAAACAAGTCTTCATAAATAATGTCATTGCTGTTGAAATATCTAAACCTAGTTCTTCACAAAAAGTATAAAAATTTTCAGCTGTTTTTTCATCTGTATTAATTGTTAATGTAGCCATAAAAATCCCTCCTTTTTTTACATTATAATTATATAATAATAGTAGGTACTTAGCAATATTTATTTATCCTTACTTTGCCAATTTATAACTAATATCTATCAACTTATAAATTTTTTTAAGTTCTACTGTTCCATCAAGACAAATTGTACACCAATGTTTTTTATTCATATGATAGGCTGGAAAGTATTTTTTATTATCTATAAGTTTTTCAATTTCTTCTGGACTATTATGTAAATTAATTATTTCAATCTTTTCATCACTATCTAAGCCAATTTTTCTTTTAGATATAGTCAATATTGCTGCATACCATTTTTTAGGAGATTTTTTACGAATAACTGCATTTTTAGGAGATTTTTCCCATAGAAATTCCAATTTATCTCCATACTTATTTTTGATATAATTAATAATTTCTTTTGTATAGTTAGCTTTAAATATTTCATCTTCAAAGCATTCTTTTTTTATTTTTTCTAAAACTTCACAATATGCCTTATATACTTTTTCACTATAACCACTTCTTTTTATTTCTAAAAGATGTAAAATATAAGGTTCAGTAGTTTCTGTATCAATAATTTCAGTAAAAATTGAATTATCTAAACTAATTTTAACAGACATTTTAAATTGATTTTTTAATAAAAAAGTATGGTAGTAACAAGAATTATCTATTAATTTAAAACCGAATTCTTCAAGCTTTTTCAAATCTATTTTTTTATCTTTAATAAAATCTTTTAGTTCTCTCATAGAATTTCCTCCATTTCAATTATATCATTTTGTATTGAAAATTTTACTAATCTGTATAATTTTGATAAAATATTTATAAAATTAAAAATAAATAGAAATGAAAGGAATAATTATTATGAGTGTTAGATATTTTAAAAATAATTTTAACATTATAATGTTGTATAGAAATTTATATGCTTTTAAATTTGACATAAATGAAATAAAAGAAAAAATTTTTCATAATTTTTTTAGAAACTATAATATTACAGATTTTTTCTTATTTAGGATATTTTTAGATTCATGTTTATTGCTATTTAATAAAGAAAAAATGGAAAAAAATTATTTCAAAAAAAAATTTAAATATAATGATTATATAGAAAAACTATTAAAAGATTTCTACTCTCAGGAGTATTTGAAAAATTTAGAAGAAATATTATTTAACTCTTATGGATTTAATATAGATCTACTCAATACTAAAATGTTTTATTTTGATCCTAAAGGAACTAATGTAAATCTTTATGGCACTATAAAAATTCTTAGAGATTCTTTTGCACATATGCAATATGGAAATTTTACTGGAGTATCTAAAAAAGTTTTATTTTATGGGATATATAATAAAGATAAAGGAAAGTTAAAAACAAGAGGAATAATAATAGAACCAATAGTTCATAAATTTATAGAGGCTTTTTTTTCAAATAATTTAAATAACGGGATTCCATATAAACATTCTTTTATTACAAAAAATTGCTTAAAAAATGAAATATTTTTTAATGAAGTAACTTATAAAGGAAATACATTATACAATGGGGTTGATTATCATTTAATGAAAGATAAAATTTTTGGCAAAAGAAGTTTTAAAGAACTAAAAGAATTTCTTAATATAAATAATAATGAATTGGATTTTAAAAAAAAGTTAATCGATGAAACTGATTTTAAAAAATTTAAAGTATTTACGGAAAATCTTTTAGCTAGAAATCCTATTGATGAGGAAATAGAATATACTATTAAAGCTTTTTATGATTTTGAAACAGAGTTTTCTAATTTTTTATATCACTTAATACAATTAAATGATAGAATAATTGAATATCACTTACCAGAATACAAAACTCAGCAAGATCTAATTATGAAAAGTATTAATGAACTTGAGGAAGATAAAACTTCATGGATTATGTTTAAAATTTATTTTGATTTTTTATTTTTAGTAAATATAATACTCCGTAATCAAGAATATTATATGTCTCCTATTGATATTAAAAAAATTAATCCTTATGGTTTTGAAAAAAATGATAAAGCTATGGTCAATTATATTAATAAAAAAATTATTGAAGGTAAAATAGAAGAAAATAATGCAAAATATGGAAATGTTTATTATATTTTAGAAAGAATAAGAAATGCTATCATGCATGGTAATATTAAAATTTTATTAGAAAATAATAATGTTTTATTTCAATTTTTAGATAAATATAACTCAAGAAAAGATGTATTGAGTATAAAACTTAACAAACTAAAAAATTTTATATTTTTAAATGATTGGAGTTATGATAAATAATTATTTAATACTAAAATTGATCAGCTTTTTATTATTACGTTATTACTATAATACTATTTGTAAAATTTCAAATAATCTTAAATGACATAAACTAATGCATAAAAACTTATAAAAGCTATTTTTGAAGCTCTCGATAAAATAATTGAAAAAGAAATTTTTTTCTATTATATTTGGGGAGATAAATAGAAAAAGATGATAAAATAGTTTTATAAAAATTAATGTGAAGAAAAATGAAAAAAGAAGAAAAAGTAGCAGAATTTTTAAATTTAATTTTGCTTCATTTGCTTCAAGGAACTTTAAAAAGGCTTTAGAACATTTCAATAGATAAGTTCTTTTAGGAGGTAAAATGGATAAAATTTTAAAAGAAAAAATAATAAATGATATTTTTGATGGAATAGATAAGATAGTTGAAAGTCAACATAAAAATCATCCTAATGAAAGTTCATATTCTATTTGTAGAATACAAGAGGGTTATAATGATTACTTAAAAATTAATTTTATGAAAGGAAAAATTAATTATTTTAGAAATGATTTTGATTGGGATACTACTCCTGATTTAAAAATAACTTGTGAAGAATTAAGAGAAGTCAAAAGAGATGATTTTGTTGAAAAAATTGTCCCAGAAATAAAATCAAAATTTGAAGAAATATTCTTTAAATATAAAGATAGTTTTTTATTTCGTTATAAGTTTTTATTAATTCTTGAATTTGAGGGAGAAGAAGGTTTATTAAAAGATAGAACTTATAGTGAAGAATTTTATATTGAAAACAAAGAAAGAAAAGAAGAACTGAAATCTAAAATGGAAAATTACATTAAAGAAGTCATTTTTGAAGAAAAGAAAGCTATTAAAGATGATAGAGAATGTGTTGTTTTTGTTGGAAATCTTTTTGATTTTAACTTAATGAACTATTCAGAAAATCACTTAATTGAAATTATAGAAAAAATTTTACAAGTGATGAAATCAGTTAAAAATAGAAAATTAGAAAAGGAAATTCAACATGATATTCTTTATCATTTAAGAGAATGGGTTGATGATATTTTTCTTAAATTAGAACCTAAAAAAGTTACAGAAGAACAAATAGAATTATATATTTATAAGGCACTTTTTCAAATAAAATATGGAACTTATAGCCGCGATACTAAAAATGGTTGTGATGATTTAAAAAATGCTATGGATAAATATCATTCTGAAAAAGCTAAACAATATTTAGAAAAAGGAACTGGTACTTTACCTGATGAATTAATTTACTATAAAGATGAAAATTTAGAATGTAAGGCTAATGATGTACTTGCGACAGTAAACATTAAAATCAAAAATGAAGTTACTAAATCTTATGAAAAAGCTTTGGATTTCATAATAAATCTATTAAGTAATGGTTTCCCACATAGTTACGAAATTAAATTTTCTTCAAAATCTGAAAAAGAATTTTTAAACATAAAAGGACTTGCTAAATCTTCAACTCATAGATTTTTTAGAAGAATTTTAGATTTTCCAGAACTATATGGTAAATTAGAAATTTATGCAAAAACAGCTATGAAAGAATTTGAATGGTATCAAGATCTCTCAGAAGAAAGTGAAAAAAGTTGTTTACCTGGAAGCTATGCTGTTTTTGGTTTAGGTTTATATAATGAAAAATTTTTTCCTTTAATTGAGGAATACTATTCAAAAGTAGATGATGAACATCAATTGGTGCATCAATATTTTATTGAAGCTTTAATTGACAGATATGGAGTTACAGAAAAATCGTTGCCTATAATTTTTGAAGGTTTTTTATCAGGACAGTTTGATAAAGTATTTAAAAATTTAGCAAAACTAATGAAAGATGAAGCAAATAAAAAACTTCTAATAAAAGAA
It encodes:
- a CDS encoding SDR family oxidoreductase; its protein translation is MKIALVTGSTSGIGYEISKRLLKMNYTVYGIGRNFIKNDENIFKEYENFISVTSDLSKLDDLEKTLHSLKKINFDLIVNSAGIGYFGLHEEMNISKIKNMIAVNLQAPLVISQYFLRTLKENKGIIINISSVTANKESPLASVYSATKSGLSQFSKSLFEEVRKNDVKVITIYPDMTKTNFYENNTYFECDDDEKAYIKMEDIGNTIEFILNQSENIIFTDITIKPQRHKIKKVKRKE
- a CDS encoding spore photoproduct lyase family protein produces the protein MLYIVTALYIEAKPLISLFNLKKDNTYTKFQVFSNENTKLIISGTGKIKSATALTYLISNKDIKENDYIINIGFIASSNDNSQLGEIVYISKIQNAYSDTTFYPEMIYKHNFLEGSLTTFDKIIESKIENVEYIDMEAYGFFQTASIFFKRDKIIILKIISDILKESIEDRILFNYRDENIFGESYKKICEFLLKFINMPDDNKNNFNNNEQDLIKKVLENLKLSDTMTYEFFNILKYLKIKCGNIDILKKYEDIEVNSKVQGKKIFEKIKNFSKLNNKVEIERKTINNKNSNLFNNRFSHIYVEKKILNNKNTLEILSKFKDVKIIEIDNYKEVFSSNNQDFHLQKLGQKLILASNKPNMIYEGAVVCESFENDNFYYTSSIINCVYDCEYCYLQGVYSSGNIVIFVDIEKVFEEVEELYNKLKTLYLCVSYDTDLLAIESICAFSEKWYYFIKDKKDLKIELRTKSGNIDKFLNLKPLDNFIIAFTLSPENIALRNEKYTASFKNRVKAIKELQEKGWKVRICIDPLIYSDNFEKNYSEMIEYLFNEIDKEKVIDISIGVFRISKEYLKKMRNQNQNSEILYYPFECIDGVYTYSNEIKSYMINFIKEQFLKYININKIYI
- a CDS encoding type II toxin-antitoxin system RelB/DinJ family antitoxin, whose protein sequence is MATLTINTDEKTAENFYTFCEELGLDISTAMTLFMKTCLREQRIPFELKVAKKEVVQNIKTKPATIEELLENYDI
- a CDS encoding MmcQ/YjbR family DNA-binding protein, producing the protein MRELKDFIKDKKIDLKKLEEFGFKLIDNSCYYHTFLLKNQFKMSVKISLDNSIFTEIIDTETTEPYILHLLEIKRSGYSEKVYKAYCEVLEKIKKECFEDEIFKANYTKEIINYIKNKYGDKLEFLWEKSPKNAVIRKKSPKKWYAAILTISKRKIGLDSDEKIEIINLHNSPEEIEKLIDNKKYFPAYHMNKKHWCTICLDGTVELKKIYKLIDISYKLAK
- a CDS encoding DUF6138 family protein; this translates as MDKILKEKIINDIFDGIDKIVESQHKNHPNESSYSICRIQEGYNDYLKINFMKGKINYFRNDFDWDTTPDLKITCEELREVKRDDFVEKIVPEIKSKFEEIFFKYKDSFLFRYKFLLILEFEGEEGLLKDRTYSEEFYIENKERKEELKSKMENYIKEVIFEEKKAIKDDRECVVFVGNLFDFNLMNYSENHLIEIIEKILQVMKSVKNRKLEKEIQHDILYHLREWVDDIFLKLEPKKVTEEQIELYIYKALFQIKYGTYSRDTKNGCDDLKNAMDKYHSEKAKQYLEKGTGTLPDELIYYKDENLECKANDVLATVNIKIKNEVTKSYEKALDFIINLLSNGFPHSYEIKFSSKSEKEFLNIKGLAKSSTHRFFRRILDFPELYGKLEIYAKTAMKEFEWYQDLSEESEKSCLPGSYAVFGLGLYNEKFFPLIEEYYSKVDDEHQLVHQYFIEALIDRYGVTEKSLPIIFEGFLSGQFDKVFKNLAKLMKDEANKKLLIKELENFDKYEKETILYSIWGDKWKKIFKE